The genomic interval tgacTATGACATATGATACAATAATATGAAATGACTAATACTCGGGAGATTGCagtaaaatgtaataaaaacactaatttcaACTTaagaaattattcatttttataatttaattaatgacatatgaataattaatgcatctaaaaGGTTTTATGTCATGAGATGTATGCTTCACCATTTGAAATTTGTcatatcattatttttagttCAAGAATCTGATAGAAAGATCAAAACTGTcggattttaaaataagataatcaattttgataaaaataaaaaaagcaaaaactgcaatgaagaaaataataatgataataataataataataataataataataaaaaaaaaaaaaaaaaaaaaaaaagaaacaacatatttttttatgagtagACTTCGGCCCATAATACTCTTTTTCGAGCTTCAACTCAATACACCACGTATCTAGAAATTTCGCCACTGCATGAGTCGAATGCATGTGCGCAACAACTGAACTCTAAAAGCTTAACATTCGTCTACTCCGAACACtccaaaatttctttaaaaaaatattactatttttaattttttaagagacatttaaattaaatttgatcaaCAAAAGCTTAATCTATTTGATCATGAAACCGATCATTAATCTTGTGCAATTAGGCACTTAGGGAGATTGGttttaatgtataatttaactttgaaaatttttattgatattcttTTTGCTCCCTCTAATTTTCACTTGAGGGATAAATACCgctttatttcatttttactaCTAATTGAGGGTTGTTGTAATTTTGGATTTTATactatatcatattttttatttattcattaaaattttaaaaatttaaccactttaatttttcaattcaaGCTCTGCTAAGGTCTGCGACCGTTTCAGAACGTCTTGAGAGATCCACACCTTAACATATACATTCAATTAAAAAGAATGCAATTTAAAAACACTCtcaaagggaaaaaaaaagcaaataacacaaacaaaagGGACAATTACTAGTTGTttgtattaaattattacttttgGACAGAAAAACCGAAAGATGAGATGCTATAtgaaacaattattaaaaaaataaaagtgctATGAGAATAGATACACCACTGAGATTTCTTATCAAACTATAATTTATCGAAGCATAAATGTTTCCCCTCGCATTTCTCGTGCACTATTTCCATTTTGGGGAATGAGGCTAAGCAAGCACTAATTTGGGACTATATATATGCACTTGATATATTGATAAAGCAATTAATCATCCATACATTTTCAGTATGGGTGAACTAGGTCCATATTTAGCAGTGTTTATAATACAATTAATATATTCAGGGATGACTTTGTTGTCCAAGGCTGCGTTTAATGGTGGAATGAAAACCTctgtttttgtattttatagACAACTCATTGGTGCCATTATTATGCTCCCTTTGGCTTTTATATTTGAACGGTAATGTTCAATATATGATCTGTTTTTCTTCCTTAtagttttcattttaattgAACTTTTTAATGATAGTTTTTACTTAATTTTCTATAGTGTGTTATATAATTgactaacattttttttttattatatgttctAGCAAACAAGCCGTGCCAGTGCCATTCTCATTTATGACCGTGTTCAAGATTTTTATGCTTTCACTATTTGGGTATAGCgcgttatattattattattattactcataATCTTTATGCGATTTCTTGATGGATGCTACATTGAGAAATAATATTTGGACTTATTAGGTGTATAATCCTACTTAATTTTTTGCTTTACAGACTTACTTTGGCTTTGAATGTGCATGGTATTGCCCTTTCTTACACGTCTGCTATGTTGGCTGCTGCAATTGTTAATTGCCTCCCTGCCTCTACATTCTTCTTTGCAGTTCTGCTAAGGTCAATTTTGTAAAACCACATTTTGTTCTATTGCCCTTGAATTTAAACTACAaaggtaaaataattttttctaatgcAAACTAGTTGCACGTGAATATCTAGCACAAAAATTTCTGTTTGAAAGTGTATTCTAGTGTCTgacaatttaattatattttattaatttatttttcacaaattATCACTGGTGTCTACGTATTAATTTCGTGTCTGTGTTAGTATCTGTGCTTCATAAATAAGAGATTGATGAGAGTTGATCAATGACAtctattgaaattttaaaataaaggaatTTCTTTAAGAAAATATACCATATATAAATCATTTCTAGGTTGAGGTATAATGAGTTTTTTTTACTCATAGGTATACTAATAGAGCATAGCCCTATCTGTACTAATGTATACTAATTTTGAGTAGTGATGAGAATGTAATCCTCTACAATTGTAGTACCGTGTTGCATTAGTAGAGGTTGTTAAATTAAACGATCTCTACCATGGGTGTTGCGGTTGATATTACAAAAGTTATAGTCAAATATGACCAATGtaattatgtttatttgttgcaaatacataaaaatgtaTTATATAACTATGTTTAATTGATTAGAGCGATTGGCAAATATGATTCTCATATACGGTCATGATATATTGCAGAGTGGAGAAGATAAATATAAGGACAAAATCTGGAAGTACAAAGATAGGGAGTGTATTATTGTGTATGGCTGGTGTAGCGACACTGGCATTTTACAAGGGCCCCCAAATAAGGATTGTGCATCATCTCCTATTTAGATATCATCACAACATTCAACAACATGAAGATCAATTTTCATCTGGACAAAAATGGATATTGGGCTCTATACTCCTGTTCTTAGCCACCATCATGTGGAGTCTTTGGATTGTAATTCAGGTACCAACTCACATTGCATATTTGTGTGTCGTTAATTTAATTCCAAGTTGTGCTATAATGTCTAGAATTATCAGAAAATACTTAGGTGTTACATTATGAAATCTCTGATTTTTaaggtaatttttttctttttttttaattataggaTGTCGTTCACACACTAtctatctcaaaataattgtcacatttataaaatatatttatttcataataattgtcattttctattttcaatatactttatttatttatttttattatgccATCTAACTAATATTATGTGTGTCactctaaaattattattctctaCTTTGAATTTATGacaatgaaaataaatcaaaaattaatatgtataaaatcacacttctcttttgtttatttattatttttatttaatatatgtgaaatgGTCAACTAGGACCATTATTTTGAGATGGAAGGAATAAACATTAAACACAAGTTTGATGAAATATTTCACATGAGTCACAATTTTTAATGGATTTAGATAGATCCATTATCTTTAGCTTTATATAAGTAGGGAAATGGTGAATGCAAGAATtagtataagaagaatgaatacGAAGAAAGTTTTT from Cicer arietinum cultivar CDC Frontier isolate Library 1 chromosome 5, Cicar.CDCFrontier_v2.0, whole genome shotgun sequence carries:
- the LOC101501078 gene encoding WAT1-related protein At5g64700-like, which produces MGELGPYLAVFIIQLIYSGMTLLSKAAFNGGMKTSVFVFYRQLIGAIIMLPLAFIFERKQAVPVPFSFMTVFKIFMLSLFGLTLALNVHGIALSYTSAMLAAAIVNCLPASTFFFAVLLRVEKINIRTKSGSTKIGSVLLCMAGVATLAFYKGPQIRIVHHLLFRYHHNIQQHEDQFSSGQKWILGSILLFLATIMWSLWIVIQAQLLKNYPSKLTFTSIQSVSSAVQSFGIAIMFERDIEQWKLGWNMRLVAVVYCGALVTAIAYYLQALVIEKRGPVFPATWNPLSFIIATIGSVLLLGEPLFLGSVLGGILLVLSLYSVLWAKSKEEMPNQNSLPIQQAYKECAEVKTEDACSKPP